A single window of Pseudoxanthobacter soli DSM 19599 DNA harbors:
- a CDS encoding SDR family NAD(P)-dependent oxidoreductase — MSAIFSNPLSLFDVRGKTAIVTGASGAFGALAAEVLAGAGAKVVAVAGSERALADTVAACRRHCDDVVGLQARPDSEQACTGIVEHAVAAFGGVDILVVASGKNDVAKIVDMEPSRFLDVMDANVTQSWLMAREVGRRMLSQGRGGKIVLMSSARGKLGHPAGYSAYCASKAAIDGITRALGCEWGDSGITVNAIAPTVFRSPLTAWMFEDTDRAVEVRKGFLARVPKGRLGEPEDLAGPLLFLCSRASDFYTGHILHADGGYTAG, encoded by the coding sequence ATGAGCGCCATCTTCAGCAATCCGCTTTCGCTGTTCGACGTGCGCGGCAAAACTGCCATCGTGACGGGTGCCTCCGGTGCTTTCGGGGCGCTTGCCGCCGAAGTGTTGGCGGGAGCCGGTGCAAAGGTCGTCGCCGTTGCCGGTAGCGAGAGGGCTCTGGCAGACACCGTCGCCGCCTGCCGGCGGCATTGCGACGATGTCGTCGGCCTGCAGGCGCGCCCCGATAGCGAGCAGGCCTGCACCGGAATCGTCGAGCATGCCGTTGCGGCTTTCGGCGGTGTCGACATCCTCGTCGTCGCCTCCGGCAAGAACGATGTCGCCAAGATCGTCGACATGGAGCCCTCACGCTTTCTCGACGTGATGGACGCCAACGTCACGCAGAGCTGGCTGATGGCCCGCGAAGTCGGCCGGCGCATGTTGAGCCAAGGGCGCGGCGGCAAGATCGTGCTGATGTCGTCGGCGCGGGGCAAGCTTGGGCATCCGGCCGGCTATTCGGCCTATTGCGCCTCCAAGGCGGCCATAGACGGCATTACGCGGGCGCTCGGCTGCGAATGGGGCGACAGTGGGATCACCGTCAACGCCATAGCGCCCACGGTCTTTCGCTCGCCGCTGACGGCCTGGATGTTCGAGGACACCGACCGTGCCGTGGAGGTCCGGAAGGGTTTCCTGGCTCGCGTTCCCAAGGGGCGCTTGGGCGAACCCGAAGATCTCGCCGGGCCGCTGCTGTTCCTCTGCTCGCGCGCGTCGGATTTCTACACAGGGCACATTCTCCATGCTGACGGCGGCTATACCGCCGGATAG
- a CDS encoding cupin domain-containing protein yields MFVKRFAEAKPYDAPNHRQTVGLRLQGFEPGGPKNQWVGLSQFLPGGGAGPDSTPFEKVYVVLDGTMTVTTGGSEIVLGRYDSCTIAPGEVRVLENRSNHTCTLLVVIPYPPGHAVEGQP; encoded by the coding sequence ATGTTCGTCAAGCGCTTTGCCGAGGCAAAGCCCTATGACGCGCCCAATCATCGACAGACGGTCGGGCTTCGCCTTCAGGGCTTCGAACCTGGCGGACCGAAAAATCAATGGGTCGGCCTTTCGCAATTCCTGCCCGGCGGGGGAGCCGGGCCGGATTCTACCCCCTTCGAGAAGGTCTACGTGGTCCTCGATGGCACGATGACCGTCACCACCGGCGGTTCCGAGATTGTCCTCGGCCGATACGACAGTTGCACCATCGCCCCGGGCGAGGTGCGCGTCCTTGAGAACCGGTCGAACCATACTTGCACCCTGCTGGTCGTGATCCCCTATCCGCCGGGGCACGCTGTCGAGGGACAGCCATGA
- a CDS encoding cyclase family protein produces the protein MTIKVRGIEFQSNLDNSMGLKFYNLSHRFGYQSPNWPYFEDVKIERIHYMAKSGVLSQRITTSMHNTTHIDAPAHVVQGTPFIDEVPLPHFFGSGLVVSIPKKKWEPITYDDLEAAAGRAVRPGDVVIVNTGYHHIYDDSEDYFLRAPGFVPSAADWFIEKKVKVVGHDTQANDHPLATAIGPHGIGPIIKHVDLQKEYFEWSGGRDWKDDFPEWEPVHRKLFKAGILGIENVGGDLDAVTGKRVTFAFFPWNWDRGDGCIIRLVAIVDPSQDYRIERGEAF, from the coding sequence GTGACAATCAAGGTGCGCGGTATCGAGTTTCAGTCGAACCTCGATAATTCGATGGGTCTCAAATTCTATAATCTCTCGCATCGCTTCGGATACCAGTCGCCGAACTGGCCATATTTTGAAGATGTCAAGATTGAGCGCATCCATTATATGGCAAAATCGGGTGTCCTCTCTCAGAGGATCACCACAAGCATGCACAATACGACCCACATCGACGCTCCGGCGCATGTGGTGCAGGGGACTCCCTTCATCGACGAGGTGCCCTTGCCGCACTTCTTCGGCTCAGGCCTGGTCGTGTCGATACCCAAGAAGAAGTGGGAGCCGATCACTTATGACGATCTCGAAGCAGCGGCGGGCCGAGCTGTGCGTCCCGGCGACGTGGTGATCGTCAATACCGGCTATCACCACATCTACGATGACAGCGAAGATTATTTCCTGCGCGCGCCCGGCTTTGTACCTTCCGCAGCCGATTGGTTCATCGAGAAGAAGGTCAAGGTCGTCGGTCACGATACGCAGGCCAACGACCATCCGCTGGCGACGGCGATCGGTCCCCACGGCATAGGTCCGATCATCAAGCACGTCGACCTTCAGAAGGAATATTTCGAATGGTCCGGCGGCCGCGATTGGAAGGACGACTTCCCGGAATGGGAGCCGGTCCATCGCAAATTGTTCAAGGCCGGAATTCTCGGCATTGAAAATGTCGGCGGCGATCTCGATGCCGTCACCGGCAAGCGTGTAACGTTCGCCTTCTTCCCGTGGAATTGGGACCGCGGCGACGGCTGCATCATCCGCCTGGTGGCGATCGTCGACCCCTCGCAGGACTACCGGATCGAGAGAGGCGAGGCCTTCTGA
- a CDS encoding IclR family transcriptional regulator, translating into MGGIDSSAERTGGIQVIARAAAVLRALRDQREGLSLSQISERVELPRSTVQRIVSALQTERLLISAGPDGGIRLGPELQSLAEAARIDLVELLRPFLQNLAAETGETLDLAVLRGKRLIFIDQIPGTQRLRAVSSVGEVFPLTTTANGKACLALMSDDDVATIARDEWAHDGRTGDLDAFLAEIHKVRQTGLAFDLGEHTEGISAIGIAFRDARGGIYAVSIPTPTARFANRRRDLSEAIMRLSGQIARLLSTVL; encoded by the coding sequence ATGGGCGGCATCGACTCCAGCGCAGAACGCACCGGAGGAATTCAAGTCATCGCTCGTGCTGCAGCAGTCTTGCGCGCTCTGCGGGACCAGCGAGAGGGGCTCAGCCTCAGCCAGATCTCGGAGCGCGTGGAGTTGCCGCGCTCGACTGTGCAGCGGATTGTCTCAGCGTTGCAGACGGAACGCCTCTTGATATCAGCGGGGCCGGACGGGGGAATTCGGCTCGGTCCGGAACTGCAGTCCTTGGCCGAAGCCGCCCGCATCGATCTCGTGGAACTGCTACGGCCGTTCCTCCAGAATCTGGCGGCGGAGACTGGCGAAACACTCGACCTCGCCGTGTTGCGCGGGAAGCGCCTGATCTTCATTGATCAAATCCCGGGCACCCAGAGGCTGCGCGCTGTTTCCTCCGTCGGCGAGGTCTTTCCGCTCACCACCACGGCAAATGGAAAAGCCTGTCTCGCGCTGATGAGCGACGACGATGTTGCAACAATCGCACGCGACGAGTGGGCGCACGACGGGCGCACCGGCGATCTGGACGCGTTTCTGGCGGAGATCCATAAAGTTCGCCAAACCGGCCTCGCGTTCGACCTCGGCGAGCATACCGAAGGCATAAGCGCGATTGGCATAGCCTTCCGCGATGCACGTGGTGGTATCTACGCGGTGTCGATCCCGACGCCGACAGCGCGCTTTGCCAACCGCCGCCGCGATCTTTCCGAAGCCATCATGCGTCTTTCCGGCCAGATCGCCCGGCTGCTCTCGACGGTTCTGTAG